The DNA window ATACGGGTAGTACTTCGTGTGCGGGCCGAAGTTCTCGGCGAGACGGATCTCGAGTCCCCGTCGGCGCAGGCGCCGCAGGGCGGCCGGCGGCTTGGCGAACGTCGCGGGCTCGTCGAGCCACAGGATCAGGCGCGACGGCCGGAGGCTGCCGCGCGCGATCGACTCGATGGCGAGGTGGCTCCACGCGGTGCGCATGCCGTAGGTCGTCAGCGAGACGACCGGCCCGGAGCCGCCGCCGATGCGCGAGAGCAGCACCCGGTTCAGGACCGACAGGCGCAGGGGACCGGGCAGATCGACACGGGATGCCGCGGTGCGGGCTTTCCGGTACGCCCCGCGGACGCGATCCCGTCCGCGGGCGGCGATGCGACGGACGCCCATCACGCGAGCGGGGCCGAGACGGTGCGAGCGCCCGGAGCGAGGCGGGAGGCCGCGGCATCCGTCGTCATCGGTCTCCGTCCCCCCGGCGACGCAGTCCGCGTACCCACTGCTTACGGCGCCACACGAATCCGCGGATGCGCGCGTCCATGGTGCGGTCGAGATGGGCGCGGAGCTCGCCGATCGTGGCCTCGAGCGCGTCGATGCGGGCGTCCGACTGCTCCCGGCTGATGCGCTGCTCCTCGGCGACGCCGTCGAGCCCCTCGCGCACGGTGCGGTCGATCGACTGCACGGCGTCGGAGATCTCGCCGCGGATCTTGCGGTGCCGCTTCTCGGTCACCCGGGAGAGGTAGAGGGGGAGTCCGGTGCCGTACTGGTCGACGAAGGCGCGGAGCGCCTCGTCGCGGTGCCGGCCGTCGGCGATCCAGTGGTCGCGGGGGGCGGCGAACACGCTGTTGCCGAGTACGCCGCGCTCCTCCAGCCGCTGGTTCCAGTACGCCAGCACCCGGTCGCTCGCATACGGCACGGGGCCGAGCTGGAGGATCTGCAGGTTGAACGCCCAGTCGGCCGCTGCGGGGAGGCTTGCGTCGTAGAGCCCCAGCCGGTCGTGCAGCGACCGGCGGTAGAGGAAGGAGATGGGCACGAAGCGGTTGAAGTCGAGGAGGTCCGACAGGAGCACCTCGGGGTTGTGCTCCTCCAGCAGGTAGCCGCCCGTGCGGACGGCCGTGTCGCCCTCCCACCGCTCGTGCACGACCTCGGTGCGCACGAGCGCCGCGTGGTCGTCGGGGTGCGCCTGCAGGTAGGCGACCGTCTCGGTGAGGAAGTCCGGATGCCACGAGTCGTCGTCATCGTGCAGCGTCAGCAGCGGCGCGGTGCTGGCTGAGACCCCCGCGTTCGCGGCGGGCCACCGGCCCGTGGCGGAGGGGTTGTGGATGACGGAGGTGCGGTCGCGGAGGGTCGCCGGCTGCGCGGCGAGGACCTGCTCCACGGCCTGCGGGTCGCCGCCGTCGTTGACGATGACGACCTCGTAGTCGCCGAACGTCTGCGCGGAGATGCTCCCGAGCGCACGCGACAGGAAGAGCGGGCGGTCCTTCGTCCGGACGACGACCGCGACGAGGGGAGCGGGGGCAGCCGCATCCTCACCCACGACGCAGCACCTCGACGCCGTCGGCGCTCGGACCGTCGAAGACGATCTTGCCCTGGCGGAGCACGATGGCCCGCTCGCACAGGTTCGAGACCATGTCGAGGTCGTGGCTCACCACGACGAGCGTCTTGTTCTGCGCGTGCAGCTCGCGGATGCGGGCGAGGCACTTCTTCTGGAAAGGCTCGTCGCCGACGGAGAGGATCTCGTCGATGAGGAGGATGTCGACCTCGGTGTGGATGGCGACCGAGAAGGCCAGCCGCAGGAACATGCCCGAGGAGTAGTGCTTCACCTCGGTGTCGATGAACTGCTCGATCTCGCTGAAGGCGACGATGTCGTCGAATCGGTCGGCGCTCTCCTTGCGGCTCATGCCGAGGATCGCGGCATTCAGGTAGATGTTCTCGCGGCCGGAGAGGTCGGGGTGGAAGCCGGCGCCGACCTCGATGAGGCCCGCGACGCGGCCGCGGGTGAGCACCTTGCCGCGGTCGGCGGTCAGGACCCCGGAGATCATCTTGAGCATCGTGGACTTGCCCGAGCCGTTGAGCCCGAGGAGGGCGACGGCCTCACCCTCGCCGATGGTGAAGGACACCCCGTCGAGCGCGTGGAAGTCGGTGGTCAGCGGCTTGCGGCGGACAGCGGCGAGCGCGGTCTCCTTGATGGAGTGGGTGTGACGCAGCTTGAAGTCCTTGTGGACGTCATCCGCGAGGATGCGCGGCAGCGTGTCACGGTCAGAGGTCCTGGGCAAAGCGCCCCTCCAAGCGACGGAAGACGGCCTGGCCGATGAAGAGGATGACCAGTGAGACGGCGAGACCGATGCCGGCGAACGCCCAGAGATTCGGGATGGTCTGACCATCCGAGGGGTTCAGCGGCATCCACAGGCCGAAGTGGAAGAGCTCCACAGCGGCGGTCAGCGGGTTGAGGCGGTAGAGCGTGAAGAGGAAGCCCGGCACCTTCTCGGCGACCATCTCCCACTGGTACATGACGGGGGAGGCCCACACCGCGCACATCGTGATGATCTCGACGAACGACTGCGCGTCGCGGAAGGTGACGTTGATCGCGCCGAAGAGGAGCCCGAGCCCGGTGGCGAGCACCGCGATGATGAGCAGCGACAGCAGGATCGCGGCGATGCTGAGCACGGACGGCGTCCACCCGAAGAACAGGGCGATGACGATCACGACGAGGATCTGCGGGACGGCGTTCACCGCCGCGATGAACATGCTCGAGACGGGGAACATCTCGCGCGGCAGGTAGATCTTCTTGATGAGGGCCGCATTGTCCACCAGCGAGCGCGTGCCGTTGGAGAAGGCCTCGTTGAAGAACGTGATGATCGTGATGCCGGCCAGCAGGTAGATCGGGAAGAACTCGACCCGCTGGTTCATGCCGAGGAAGTAGCCGATCGCGACGTAGAAGACCACGAACTGCACGAGCGGCTTGACGTAGGACCACATCCAGCCGAGGACCGATCCGCGATAGCGGATCTGCACCTCCTTGCGGACGATCAGAGAGAGCAGGTACCGACGGCCGAAGACGTCGAAGAGCCCCCGGCTGTGGCCGGGCTCGTGAAGCACATCGGCTTCGCTCGACGCAGTGCGCATGGAACCCCTTCGGGCGCTGTCCTGTCCGCCCCGATCAGGGCAGAACTACTGTAGGTCTCTCGGTGCGGGTGTCCGGGTCACGGCGCACTAGGCGGCGACGGCGGTCCTCGTGACGGATTCGGGCTTCGGGTCGAATCGGATGGCGGCGAGCAGGCGGCCGGTGATGCGCCGGCGCAGACGCAAGGCCACGCGGCCGCGGTGCATCAGGAGCTGCGCGCGCACGAAGAACCGCACGTAGGACAGCACGGACTCGTGGTGCAGGTGGTACGACCCCTCGTTGCGGGCGCCGTAGGCGAACTTCCAGATGTTCTGGTCGTCGATCTTGGAGAAGTCGCCGGAGAGGTTGTTCGGGGTGTCGTGCATGACCTTGCTGTCGAGGATGCACACGCCCGGTCCGATGCCGTTGCCGGCCATGCGGGCGTAGGCCGCGTCGTCGAACCAGATGAAGTACTCGCGCAGCGGGAGGCCGATGCGCTCGACGGTCTCGCGGGTGTAGAGCGCGGAGACGAAGGAGCAGGTCTGCACCAGGACCGCCCGCTGGCCGAGCGCCCACAGGCGGGCCCACTTCCAGTCGGGAGCGGCGATGTTCATCTCGGCGAGCTCGTCGTGGTCGAAGTAGACCAGGGAGCACGCGAAGGGAACGCCGCCGGGCATCGCCGCGTTCGCCGCCGCGTGACCGCGGACCAGCTCGTCGAGCGCCGCAGGCTCGGGGTAGCAGTCGTCGTCCATCAGCCAGAACAGGTCGGCGCCCAGGTCGTAGGCGCGCTTCATCCCGGTGGCGAAGCCGCCGGCGCCGCCGGTATTCTCCTCGAGGCGCGTGACGTCCAGCGTCGGGTCGACCTCGGCGGCGAGGAACTCCTTCGTGCCGTCGGTCGAGGCGTTGTCGACCACGACGATCCACTCGGGAGGCGTCGTCTGCGCACGCAGACGGGACAGGACCGTCTTCAGCTTCTCGAGACGATTGAAGGTGACGACGACCGCGGCGACGCGCTGTGACACGAGACGGACCTCTTTCGGGGCGGGAGGGCTGACGAGGGGCGACGCGTCGTCAGGAACGACGGCGACCGATCCGGAGGCGGCTGGTGACGCGGTGGACGGCCCGGCGCACGGTCTGCTGCAGGGAGTAGTGGCGCGCCGTCTCCTCGATGTACTTCGAAAGGTACAGGAGGCCGCCGATGCCGTTCTTGTCGATGTACTCCTGCAGGAGCCGGTCGCGGACCATGCGGTCGAACTGCATGTGGTCGAGGCTCTCGCCGAAGACGCTGTTCGAGCTCGCGCCGGTGGCGTGCGGGCGCTGATGCCAGTAGGCCAGCGGCTCCTCGCCGACGAAGATCACCCGCCCATGACGGACGAGGCGGAGGTTGAACTCCCAGTCGCCGACCGCCTTGAGCGCGGGGTCGTACCACCCGATCTCGTCGTAGACGCGGCGACGCACCACAAGGGCGATCGGCACGACGCGGTTGGTCTGCAGGAGGTCGTACATCGAGACCATCTCGCCCGGCGGCACGAAGGGCGCCCGGCCGATCTCGATCGCCTTGTCTCCGACGATCTTCTCGAACACGATCTCGGTGCGGGCGGCGGCGCCGACGGCCTCCGGGTCCGCGTCGAGCGCGCGGGTCATGACGGACAGGAAGTCGCGGTCCCAGGTGTCGTCGTCATCGTGCACGACGACGTACTCGCCGTGGGCCTGCTGCGCACCGAGGTTGGCGGCGGCCTCCATCGATCCGGAGCCGCCCTCGACGTGGATGACCTCGACGCGGCCGGCCATGGCGGTGCGGCGCGCCGAGACCAGCTCGTCGACGGGGGCGACCCGGCCACCGTCGTTGACGATGATCAGTCGCCAGTCGGTGAGGGACTGTGCCAGCACGTCATCCAGGGCCCGTCGCAGCAGCTGCGGACGGTCCTTCGTTCGCATGACGATGCTCACTCGTTCGCGGGGTTCAGACACTCGACGCAACCTCAGGGGTGGGAACTCACAGCCGTCGCCGGTGGGCGGGCATGACGGCTCAGTCTATCCGCTCGCCCTCGCCGAACCTGAGTGTCCTCACCGGGGCCGCCACAGCGCCGCCGGTAGACTCTGCCGTCGGCCGCCGTCGATGCGGTCCCCCCATTCAGGAGAGCACTCACCCATGACCTGGCTGCCCCTCGTCGGAGCGGCCGCGGCCACTGCCGCGGTCATCCTCCTGCCCGGTCTGGTACTGGCGCTCATCCTCGGACTGCGGGGACTCTGGGCCTGGGCCATGGCCGGTCCGTTCGGGGTCACCGTGGTGGTCCTCGCCTCGCTCGCCGCTCCCTTCGCCGGCCTCCCCTGGGGGCTCCTGCCCGTGGGCATCGTCTTCGCGGCCATCGCCGTCGGCCTCGCCGTCGCGCGTGCCGCCACGGGCGGCTTTCGCCGTCGTGACGACTCCGATCCCGCGTCCGGCAGCCCCCGCGGTGCGCGGTGGTGGGCGGTGCCGGTCGGCCTCGTGATCGCCGCCGTCGTGCTGGGCGTCCAGCTCGTGCGCGTGGTGCAGGATCCGGGCAACATCTCGCAGACGTTCGACAACATCTTCCATCTCAACGCGATCCGCTACGCGCTGGAGACCGCCAACGCCTCTCCGCTGCACCTGGGCAGCATGACCTCCGAGAACGGCGGGGTGTGGTTCTATCCCTCCGCATGGCACGCCGTCGCGTCGCTCGTGGTCCAGCTGACCGGTGCCGCCATCCCGGTCGCCAGCACCGCCCTCGCCTTCGTCGTGGCCCTCGTGCTGTGGCCGGCCGGGGCCCTGCTGCTCACGCGCACCGTGTTCGGGTCGAACGCCGCCCTCCTCGTGTCGGCGGGCGTCCTCTCGGCCGCCCTGCCCGCCCTGCCCCTGCTGCCCATGGACTACGGGGTGCTGTATCCGTACGCCTTCGGGCTGTCGCTGGCTCCCGCCACGATCGCGGCCACCGTCGTGCTGCTCCGGCTGCCGGCCGTCCGCGACAGCCGCCCCGCGTGGGTGTGGGTCGTGGCCGTCGTCGGCGCGCTGCCCGGCGTGACCATCGCGCACCCCGGGGCGTTCATGGCGTGGCTCGTGATCGCCTCGCTCGCGGTCCTGGTCGCCTTCGTCCTGTTCCTCCGCACGCGCCCGGGCCGGCGCCGCGTCGTGGCAGCCTCGGCCGGGTTCGCCGTCTACGTCCTCGTCGCCTTCGTGGCCTGGCGGGTGCTGCGGCCCCCGCTGGACGCGCGCACCTGGCTCCCGACGGTCACCCTCGGCCAGGGCATCGGCGAGGCCGTGACGCTCTCCTACTGGTCGGGTGCCATCCCGATCGTCGTGGTCGCCGCCCTGGTGGTCGGTGTCGTCGTCGCCGTCCGCCGGCGGACCCGCATCGACGTGTGGATGCTGGCGGCGCTGGCCGCGACATCCATCCTCTACATCGCCGCCATCTCGCTGCCCTGGCTGCAGCTGCGCGATCTGCTCACGGCGGCCTGGTACAACAACGCGCCGCGCCTGGCGTCCATCGTCCCGATCATCATCGTGCCGCTGGCCGCGCTCGGTGCCGCCGCCGTCTGGAACGCGTGGCGTCGCCGCTCCCTGGAGCGCGAGCGCGGGTCGTCGGGCTCCGGCTTCACGGTCGCCGTGGCGGTCGGCGCGGTGCTCGCGCTCGTGGTCGCCACGCAGCTGGGCGCCATGCAGCAGGCCGTGCGCGAGGCGGCGAGCGGCTACTCCCTCACGCCGGACTCGCCGCTCGTGTCCACCGACGAGATGGCGCTCCTGCGTCGTCTCCCCGACGAGGTGCCGCAGGACGCGGTCATCGCCGGCAGCCCGTGGACCGGAGCCGGCGTCGCCTACGCCATCAGCGGGCGCGAGGTCCTCATGCCCCACACCTTGATGGACATCGACGACGAGACCGAGCTCATCAACGACGAGCTGGATGACGCTGCCACCCGGCCCGACGTCTGCACTGCGATCCTCGACAAGAACGTGGAGTACGTGCTCGACTTCGGCGACCGCGAGGTGCACGGCGCCGTGCACCCGTTCCCCGGTCTCGACGACCTGGCGACCTCCAGCGCCGTCGAGGCCATCGACCGCGAGGGCGACGCCGTCCTCTACAAAGTGATCGCGTGCGGATTGGACCGATGAGCACCATCGACATCGTCGTGCCCTTCTGGGGCGACCCCGGCCTCCTGTTCGAGACCGTCGCCTCCGTGCAGGCGCAGCGCGACACCGACTGGCGCCTCGTCGTGATCGACGACTGCTACCCGGACGACTCCGTCCCGGCCTTCTTCGCGGCGCTCGACGACCCGCGGATCACTTACGTCCGCAACGAGGTGAACCTGGGCATCACGGAGAACTACCGCGAGGCGATCCGTCTCGCGCGCTCGGAATTCATGACGATCCTCGGATGCGACGACCTGCTGCACCCCGGATACCTCGAAGTGATCCGCCGCACGATCGCCGCCGTGCCCGACGCGGACGTCATCCAGCCCGGCGTCCAGGTCATCGACGAGCGCGGCACGGTCATCCGGCCGCTCGTCGACCGCGTGAAACAGGGACTCCTCGCGCCGCGCGGCGGCAGCGGCATCGCCGTCCTGCGCGGACAGGCCATGGCCACGAGCCTCATCCGCGGCGACTGGCTGTACTGGCCGTCACTGACATTCCGCGTCGAGACGCTCCGCCGCATCGACTTCCGCGAAGGCCTGCCCATCATCCAGGACCTCGCGCTGCTGATGGACATCGCCTTCGAAGGCGGCACGCTCGCATACAACCCGACGCTCGCCTTCTCCTACCGTCGGCACGGCGGAAGCGCCTCGCAGAAGACCCTGCTCGACGGCCGGCGCTTCCGCGACGAGCGCACCTACTACCGTCAGGCGCGCGGCCTGGCCGAGGCCCAGGGGTGGTCGGCGACCTCCCGCACCGCCCGCGTGCGCCTCATGTCGCGCCTGCACGGCATCGCCGAGCTCCCGGGCGTCCTCCGGCGCGGCACGGGCGCCGGGATACAATCGACCGTCGCGCACATCCTCGCGCTCTGAGTCGCGGGGAGCGCCGCCGCACCACCGTCAGGAGAGCCATGCCCGATCACGTCCTCATCACCGGCGGCGCCGGCTTCATCGGAACGCGCCTCGCGAAGCGGTTCGTCGAGTCGGGCCGCACCGTGACGGTGCTGGACGCGCTGATCCCGCAGGTGCACGGCGACGACCCCGCGACCACCTCGCCGCTGCTCCGGTCCCTCGACGGCGTGGCCGAGGTCATCCACGGCACGGTCACGTCCTCCGATGACCTCGGCAGGGCGCTCGACCGGGCCACGATCGTCGTCCACCTCGCCGCGGAGACCGGCACCGGCCAGTCGATGTACGAGATCGACCGGTACGTCGAGGCCAACGTCGGCGGCACCGCCAAGCTGCTGGACATCCTCGCCAACAGCGAGCACACCGTCTCTCGCATGGTCATCGCCTCTTCGCGCTCCATCTACGGCGAGGGCGCCTACCGCACGGCCGACGGACGCATCGTCTATCCGCCCCACCGCGCCGACGCCGACATGGCGGCGGGCGACTTCGACGTGCACCTCGCGGGGGAGGGGGCCATCGAGGTCATCCCCACCGACGAGCGCGCGACGCTGCATCCGTCCTCGGTCTACGGCATCACCAAGCAGATGCAGGAGTCGCTCATCATGACCGTCGGCCCGACCATCGGGGTCGAGCCGGTCGCGCTGCGCTACCAGAACGTCTACGGACCCGGGCAGTCGCTCAAGAACCCCTACACCGGCATCCTCTCGATCTTCTCGACCCTCATCCGCCAGGGCAAGGAGATCAACATCTTCGAGGACGGGCTGGAGAGCCGCGACTTCGTCTATATCGACGACGTCGTGGAGGCGACCTTCCTCGCCGCCACGGAGCCGGCTGCCGCGGGTGGCGTCTTCAACGTCGGCTCCGGCGTCGCGACCACCGTGCACGACGTCGTGGCCGCCCTGTTCGCCGCGTTCGGCACCACCGTCCCGACGCGGGTGTCGGGCAACTACCGGCTGGGCGACATCCGCCACAACATCGCCGACACGACCGCGCTGCGCGAGAAGCTCGGCTTCACGCCGGCGGTGTCGTTCTCCGAGGGCGTCTCCGCGTTCGTGGACTGGGTGCGCACCGAGCCGGTCGAGGGCGACAGCTACCAGCGCTCCCTCGACGAGATGGCCTCGCGGAACCTGCTGAAGTGAGCGCGGCCACCGCGCTGCGCGGAACGCCGTACCCGTATCGGCGCAACAGCCTCAACCTCTTCCGGCTGATCCTGGCCGCGATGGTGCTGTTCGCGCACGCGTTCTACATCGCCGGAGCCGGCGACGGACCGCACCTCCACGGCGAGAACCTGGGCGGCTGGGCGGTCGCGGGCTTCTTCGTGCTCTCCGGCTTCCTCATCACGCGGAGCCGGCTGCGGACGAAGCCCGGCGACTACCTGCTGCACCGCATCGCCCGCATCTTCCCGGGCTTCGTCGTCTGCCTGCTGGTCATCGCCTTCGTCTTCGCGCCGATCGCCGCGCTCATCGAGCACGGCACCCTCGCGGGCTTCCTCAGCACGCCCGTGACGCCGCTGCAGTACGTGTGGGGCAACATCACTCTCTACATCGACCACTACGACATCGGCACGACGCTGCAGTCGGTGCCGTATCCGGGCGCGTGGAACGGCTCGCTGTGGACGCTCTTCTACGAGTTCTGCTGCTACATCATCGTCTGGCTCCTGGGCGGCCTCGCCGTCTACCGGCGCTCACCCTGGCTCGCGGCCGTCGCGTTCCTCGCCGGGCTCGCCGTGTGGATCGGCATCGACCTCGCACAGCGCTGGGGCCTGGACGAGAGCTTCTTCCTGCTGGCCAAGCTCGCCCCCTTCTTCCTCGGCGGCGCGTTCGTGTACTTCATCGTCGAGCGGGCGGGCATCAACCGCTGGGTGGCGATCGGATGCCTCGTCGTCGCCGTCGCGCTCATCTTCCTCGTGCCGCGCTGGGGCGGACAGGCATCCGCCCCGTTCCTCGCCTACGGGCTGCTGTGGCTGTCGGCCGTCATCCGGCAGCCCGCGTGGATCGCGCGCAACGACGTCTCGTACGGCTTCTACATCTACGCGTGGCCGGTGCAGCAGCTCGTCGTGCTCATCGGCGGACTGGCGCTCGGATTCCCCGTCTACATCGTCGTCACCATCGTCGTCACCTTCGCCCTGGCGTGGCTCAGCTGGGTCGGCATCGAACGCCGGGCGATGCGGTGGGTCAGGCCCGCGGCATCCACCGGCTCTCCCGAGAGCGTGCCCGGCGACATCCAGCGCGCCTGACGTAGGCTGGCTGACCGTGCCCCGCGTGCTCGTCGACCTGCTGTCCTACTCCGGAACCAAAGGGGGGATGGAGACCTACACCCGGGAGCTCTACCGCTCCCTCGGAGGCCTCGACGACGACTACGAGTACATCGGCTACCTCAGCAAGGAGGGGGCGCAGCTCGACCGCTCCTGGTTCCCCGGCCGCATCATCGAGTCCGGCATCAGCGGCGAGAACCGATTCCAGTGGGCCTGGGGCGAGCTGACGCAGGTCGCGAAGGCCGCGGCGGCCGAGAACGCCGACCTCGTGCACGCGCCCGCCACGCTCGGACCCCGCAGGACGAGGATGCCGACCGTCGTGACGATGCACGACATGCTCTACTGGTCGCACCCCGAGTACATGTCCACGCCGCTGTACACCGCCCCGGTGAAGTGGATGGAGAAGGTCGCTGCCCGCAACGCCGCCCGCATCGTCACGATCAGCCCGACGTCCGCCGACGAGATCGTCCGCTTCCTCGGCGTCGAGCGCGACCGGCTCGACGTCGTGCCGCTCGCCGGCAGCGCGCCGCTGAACGTCGACAGATCGTGCGCGGGGGAGAACGGCCCGATGATCCTCGCGATGGGCAACCGGCGGCCGCACAAGAACTGGGCCGCGCTCATCCGGGCGATCGCCCTGCTTCCGGCGGACGACCGGCCGCGCGTCGTGATCACCGGAGGCCGGGGCGAGGACCCGCTGCAGGCGGACGTCGAGAGCACCGGCATGCAGGCGTGGGTGGAGCTGCG is part of the Microbacterium lemovicicum genome and encodes:
- a CDS encoding glycosyltransferase family 2 protein, which produces MGEDAAAPAPLVAVVVRTKDRPLFLSRALGSISAQTFGDYEVVIVNDGGDPQAVEQVLAAQPATLRDRTSVIHNPSATGRWPAANAGVSASTAPLLTLHDDDDSWHPDFLTETVAYLQAHPDDHAALVRTEVVHERWEGDTAVRTGGYLLEEHNPEVLLSDLLDFNRFVPISFLYRRSLHDRLGLYDASLPAAADWAFNLQILQLGPVPYASDRVLAYWNQRLEERGVLGNSVFAAPRDHWIADGRHRDEALRAFVDQYGTGLPLYLSRVTEKRHRKIRGEISDAVQSIDRTVREGLDGVAEEQRISREQSDARIDALEATIGELRAHLDRTMDARIRGFVWRRKQWVRGLRRRGDGDR
- a CDS encoding ABC transporter ATP-binding protein; translated protein: MPRTSDRDTLPRILADDVHKDFKLRHTHSIKETALAAVRRKPLTTDFHALDGVSFTIGEGEAVALLGLNGSGKSTMLKMISGVLTADRGKVLTRGRVAGLIEVGAGFHPDLSGRENIYLNAAILGMSRKESADRFDDIVAFSEIEQFIDTEVKHYSSGMFLRLAFSVAIHTEVDILLIDEILSVGDEPFQKKCLARIRELHAQNKTLVVVSHDLDMVSNLCERAIVLRQGKIVFDGPSADGVEVLRRG
- a CDS encoding ABC transporter permease, yielding MRTASSEADVLHEPGHSRGLFDVFGRRYLLSLIVRKEVQIRYRGSVLGWMWSYVKPLVQFVVFYVAIGYFLGMNQRVEFFPIYLLAGITIITFFNEAFSNGTRSLVDNAALIKKIYLPREMFPVSSMFIAAVNAVPQILVVIVIALFFGWTPSVLSIAAILLSLLIIAVLATGLGLLFGAINVTFRDAQSFVEIITMCAVWASPVMYQWEMVAEKVPGFLFTLYRLNPLTAAVELFHFGLWMPLNPSDGQTIPNLWAFAGIGLAVSLVILFIGQAVFRRLEGRFAQDL
- a CDS encoding glycosyltransferase, which gives rise to MSQRVAAVVVTFNRLEKLKTVLSRLRAQTTPPEWIVVVDNASTDGTKEFLAAEVDPTLDVTRLEENTGGAGGFATGMKRAYDLGADLFWLMDDDCYPEPAALDELVRGHAAANAAMPGGVPFACSLVYFDHDELAEMNIAAPDWKWARLWALGQRAVLVQTCSFVSALYTRETVERIGLPLREYFIWFDDAAYARMAGNGIGPGVCILDSKVMHDTPNNLSGDFSKIDDQNIWKFAYGARNEGSYHLHHESVLSYVRFFVRAQLLMHRGRVALRLRRRITGRLLAAIRFDPKPESVTRTAVAA
- a CDS encoding glycosyltransferase family 2 protein; this translates as MRTKDRPQLLRRALDDVLAQSLTDWRLIIVNDGGRVAPVDELVSARRTAMAGRVEVIHVEGGSGSMEAAANLGAQQAHGEYVVVHDDDDTWDRDFLSVMTRALDADPEAVGAAARTEIVFEKIVGDKAIEIGRAPFVPPGEMVSMYDLLQTNRVVPIALVVRRRVYDEIGWYDPALKAVGDWEFNLRLVRHGRVIFVGEEPLAYWHQRPHATGASSNSVFGESLDHMQFDRMVRDRLLQEYIDKNGIGGLLYLSKYIEETARHYSLQQTVRRAVHRVTSRLRIGRRRS
- a CDS encoding DUF6541 family protein translates to MTWLPLVGAAAATAAVILLPGLVLALILGLRGLWAWAMAGPFGVTVVVLASLAAPFAGLPWGLLPVGIVFAAIAVGLAVARAATGGFRRRDDSDPASGSPRGARWWAVPVGLVIAAVVLGVQLVRVVQDPGNISQTFDNIFHLNAIRYALETANASPLHLGSMTSENGGVWFYPSAWHAVASLVVQLTGAAIPVASTALAFVVALVLWPAGALLLTRTVFGSNAALLVSAGVLSAALPALPLLPMDYGVLYPYAFGLSLAPATIAATVVLLRLPAVRDSRPAWVWVVAVVGALPGVTIAHPGAFMAWLVIASLAVLVAFVLFLRTRPGRRRVVAASAGFAVYVLVAFVAWRVLRPPLDARTWLPTVTLGQGIGEAVTLSYWSGAIPIVVVAALVVGVVVAVRRRTRIDVWMLAALAATSILYIAAISLPWLQLRDLLTAAWYNNAPRLASIVPIIIVPLAALGAAAVWNAWRRRSLERERGSSGSGFTVAVAVGAVLALVVATQLGAMQQAVREAASGYSLTPDSPLVSTDEMALLRRLPDEVPQDAVIAGSPWTGAGVAYAISGREVLMPHTLMDIDDETELINDELDDAATRPDVCTAILDKNVEYVLDFGDREVHGAVHPFPGLDDLATSSAVEAIDREGDAVLYKVIACGLDR
- a CDS encoding glycosyltransferase family 2 protein gives rise to the protein MSTIDIVVPFWGDPGLLFETVASVQAQRDTDWRLVVIDDCYPDDSVPAFFAALDDPRITYVRNEVNLGITENYREAIRLARSEFMTILGCDDLLHPGYLEVIRRTIAAVPDADVIQPGVQVIDERGTVIRPLVDRVKQGLLAPRGGSGIAVLRGQAMATSLIRGDWLYWPSLTFRVETLRRIDFREGLPIIQDLALLMDIAFEGGTLAYNPTLAFSYRRHGGSASQKTLLDGRRFRDERTYYRQARGLAEAQGWSATSRTARVRLMSRLHGIAELPGVLRRGTGAGIQSTVAHILAL
- a CDS encoding NAD-dependent epimerase/dehydratase family protein — translated: MPDHVLITGGAGFIGTRLAKRFVESGRTVTVLDALIPQVHGDDPATTSPLLRSLDGVAEVIHGTVTSSDDLGRALDRATIVVHLAAETGTGQSMYEIDRYVEANVGGTAKLLDILANSEHTVSRMVIASSRSIYGEGAYRTADGRIVYPPHRADADMAAGDFDVHLAGEGAIEVIPTDERATLHPSSVYGITKQMQESLIMTVGPTIGVEPVALRYQNVYGPGQSLKNPYTGILSIFSTLIRQGKEINIFEDGLESRDFVYIDDVVEATFLAATEPAAAGGVFNVGSGVATTVHDVVAALFAAFGTTVPTRVSGNYRLGDIRHNIADTTALREKLGFTPAVSFSEGVSAFVDWVRTEPVEGDSYQRSLDEMASRNLLK
- a CDS encoding acyltransferase family protein, encoding MSAATALRGTPYPYRRNSLNLFRLILAAMVLFAHAFYIAGAGDGPHLHGENLGGWAVAGFFVLSGFLITRSRLRTKPGDYLLHRIARIFPGFVVCLLVIAFVFAPIAALIEHGTLAGFLSTPVTPLQYVWGNITLYIDHYDIGTTLQSVPYPGAWNGSLWTLFYEFCCYIIVWLLGGLAVYRRSPWLAAVAFLAGLAVWIGIDLAQRWGLDESFFLLAKLAPFFLGGAFVYFIVERAGINRWVAIGCLVVAVALIFLVPRWGGQASAPFLAYGLLWLSAVIRQPAWIARNDVSYGFYIYAWPVQQLVVLIGGLALGFPVYIVVTIVVTFALAWLSWVGIERRAMRWVRPAASTGSPESVPGDIQRA
- a CDS encoding glycosyltransferase family 4 protein, translated to MPRVLVDLLSYSGTKGGMETYTRELYRSLGGLDDDYEYIGYLSKEGAQLDRSWFPGRIIESGISGENRFQWAWGELTQVAKAAAAENADLVHAPATLGPRRTRMPTVVTMHDMLYWSHPEYMSTPLYTAPVKWMEKVAARNAARIVTISPTSADEIVRFLGVERDRLDVVPLAGSAPLNVDRSCAGENGPMILAMGNRRPHKNWAALIRAIALLPADDRPRVVITGGRGEDPLQADVESTGMQAWVELRGWVDDDEVRELYSTASALAIPSLAEGFSLPTLEAMGAGVPVLLSDIDVHRYVGGSAARYFDPRDDRSVADAIAAVTTDAALRDRLSAEGRARAAEFTWERTARETRASFDAALGLRR